The Atribacter laminatus genome contains the following window.
GGAAATGCTAAAGGTGTAGCCGAGCTAACCAACAAAGCATTAGCAGAAGGCCTTAAACCTTCTGAAGTACTGAATGATGGTCTTATCAAAGGAATGGGCGAAGTTGGTGTTAAATTTAAAGCCAATGAAATTTATGTTCCCGAGGTATTAATTGCTGCCCGTGCTATGAAAGCTGGTATGGAGATTTTAAAACCAAAATTAGCCGAAAGTGGAGTAGAACCGGTAGCAAAAATGATCATCGGTACGGTAAAGGGAGACCTTCATGATATCGGAAAAAATTTAGTTGCCATGATGATGGAAGGAGCTGGTTTTGAAATAATCGATCTTGGCATTGATGTCCCGGCTGAAAAATTTATCCAAGCAGTAAAAGATAATCAACCACAACTCATCGGGATGTCAGCTTTGTTAACCACCACCATGGTCCAAATCAAAGAAAACATTAAGGCTTTCCAGGATGCTGGAGTAAGAAATAATGTAAAAGTATTAATTGGAGGAGCTCCAGTTACTCAGAAGTTTACAGATGAGGTCGGTGCTGATGGTTATTCACCAGATGCCGCATCAGCCGTAGACAAAGCAAAAGAACTATTAGGTATTGCGTAAAAAAGGGTGGAATTCCACCCTTTTTTTTAATCTTGAATTAATTAATTATCTTATTTAATAAATAATTCAAATACTTTATTAATTTTCACTAAAAGGGGGATTACAGTTATGATGAGCGATCTTGAAATCGCCCAGCGCTCAAATATGAAGCCAATTTCAGAAGTTGCCAGCTTAATTGGTTTAAGCGATGATGATTATGAACTCTATGGAAAATATAAAGCAAAAGTATCACTCGATGTCTTGGACAAGTTTCACGATCGACCCTTAGGAAAGTATATTGATGTAACGGCTATCACACCAACTCCGTTAGGAGAAGGAAAGACAGTTACCACCATAGGATTAGCCATGGGTTTAAATGCCATTGGCAAAAAGAGCATCGTCTGTATTCGTCAACCTTCTCTTGGTCCAGTATTTGGAATTAAGGGTGGAGCAGCTGGCGGTGGGTACTCCCAGGTTATTCCCATGGAGGATTTTAATCTCCATTTAACCGGGGATACTCATGCCGTATCTTTAGCTCATAATCTTCTTGCCGCTTTTATTGATAATCATCTTCATCACGGCAATGAATTGAATATTAACCCATTTACAATAAGCTGGCCTCGAGTTGTTGATGTAAGCGATCGAGCACTTCGAAAAATTGTCCTTGGTTTAGGCGGGAAAGAAAATGGAGTTCCTCGAGAATCCGGTTTCGATATCTCGGTTGCTTCCGAGGTCATGGCAATTTTAGCTCTGACGACCGATTTATCGGATATTCGAAAGCGATTAGGACGAATTGTTATTGGTTATAACAAAAAGAAACAACCGGTAACTGCGGAAGATTTGAAATGTGCTGGTTCGATGGCAGTTTTAATGAAAGATGCCATTAAACCCAATCTTCTCCAAACCTTAGAAAATACTCCATGTCTGGTTCACGCTGGTCCATTTGCCAACATCGCTCATGGCAACAGTTCTATTCTCGCTGACCAAATCGCTCTTCGTCTAACCGACTACGTTGTAACCGAGAGTGGTTTCGGAGCTGATTGTGGAATGGAAAAGTTCATGGATATTAAATGTCGATATAGTGGGCTCAAACCCAATTGCGTGGTAATGGTGTGTTCCATTCGAGCATTAAAAATGCACAGTGGAAAATATAAAGTCGTACCAGGAAAACCACTGGATCCTGGTTTAGCTCAAGAAGATATTGAAGCTATTACCCAAGGCTCAGAAAATTTAATTAAACAGATCGAAAATGCCCGCTACTTTGGAATACCAGTAGTCGTTGCTATTAACGCCTTTACCTCCGATACTCCAAAAGAAATTGAAGCGGTCAGAAAAATATCCATAGAAAATGGTGCCTTCGATGCAGTGATTTCCGAAGTATGGGCTAAAGGTGGAGAAGGAGGAAAGGATCTAGCTCAAGCAGTTGCTCGGGCGTGCGACAATGGAGGAGATTTTCAATTCCTCTATCCTCTTGATGCTCCAATCAAAGATAAAATCCACGCCATCGCGACCAAAATTTATGGAGCAGACGGAGTGGTTTACGAAAGTGTTGCTGAGAAAAAAATCAAACTGTTCACCGAAATGGGATGGGATACTCTCCCTATTTGCATGGCAAAAACTCATCTTTCTCTTTCCCATGACCCCAAACTACTAGGTCGTCCAAGAGATTACAAATTACCAATTCGCGATATTCGACCTTCAATTGGTGCTGGTTTCCTTTACCCACTTTGTGGTGAGATGAGAACCATGCCTGGTCTTCCCTCTAAACCGG
Protein-coding sequences here:
- a CDS encoding corrinoid protein, with protein sequence MAEVLEQLAKELFAGNAKGVAELTNKALAEGLKPSEVLNDGLIKGMGEVGVKFKANEIYVPEVLIAARAMKAGMEILKPKLAESGVEPVAKMIIGTVKGDLHDIGKNLVAMMMEGAGFEIIDLGIDVPAEKFIQAVKDNQPQLIGMSALLTTTMVQIKENIKAFQDAGVRNNVKVLIGGAPVTQKFTDEVGADGYSPDAASAVDKAKELLGIA
- a CDS encoding formate--tetrahydrofolate ligase — protein: MMSDLEIAQRSNMKPISEVASLIGLSDDDYELYGKYKAKVSLDVLDKFHDRPLGKYIDVTAITPTPLGEGKTVTTIGLAMGLNAIGKKSIVCIRQPSLGPVFGIKGGAAGGGYSQVIPMEDFNLHLTGDTHAVSLAHNLLAAFIDNHLHHGNELNINPFTISWPRVVDVSDRALRKIVLGLGGKENGVPRESGFDISVASEVMAILALTTDLSDIRKRLGRIVIGYNKKKQPVTAEDLKCAGSMAVLMKDAIKPNLLQTLENTPCLVHAGPFANIAHGNSSILADQIALRLTDYVVTESGFGADCGMEKFMDIKCRYSGLKPNCVVMVCSIRALKMHSGKYKVVPGKPLDPGLAQEDIEAITQGSENLIKQIENARYFGIPVVVAINAFTSDTPKEIEAVRKISIENGAFDAVISEVWAKGGEGGKDLAQAVARACDNGGDFQFLYPLDAPIKDKIHAIATKIYGADGVVYESVAEKKIKLFTEMGWDTLPICMAKTHLSLSHDPKLLGRPRDYKLPIRDIRPSIGAGFLYPLCGEMRTMPGLPSKPAGNAVDFDEDGNVVGLF